In the genome of Luteitalea pratensis, the window CGGGGCGTACGGCGGAGGAAGTGGTGCCGCGCGAAGCCGCGGCTCTCGCGTGGATGGCCAATCTCGGGTGCCTGGAATTGCACCCGCATCCCGTTCGCGCCGACGACCTCGACCATCCGGACGAACTGCGCATCGATCTCGATCCGGTGCCGGGCGTCGCGTGGTCGCAGGTGCGGCAGGTCGCGATGGTGGTCCGCGCGGCACTGGCGGACCTCGGCCTGACGGGGTGGCCCAAGACGTCGGGCTCGCGCGGCATGCACGTGTACGTGCGGCTCGAGCGGCGATGGACGTTTGACCAGGTGCGGCGGGCGGCGCTGGCTTTTGCCCGTGACGTCGAGCGTCGCGCGCCGTCGCTGGCGACGAGCAAGTGGTGGAAGGAAGAGCGGCACGGCGTCTTCATCGACTACAACCAGAACGCGAAGGACCGCACCGTCGCCGCGGCGTATTCGGTGCGGCCCACGGTCGACGCGCGTGTCTCGGCACCGCTCGACTGGGACGAGGTCGAGGCGTGCGATCCGGCCGACTTCACGCTGGTGACGATGCCGGGGCGGTTTTCGGGGATCGGCGACAGGCACGCCGGCATCGATCGTGTGCCGCAGGCCCTCGATGCGCTCCTCGAACTGTCGTCCAGGCATGAGCACGACGGACTCGGCGATGCGCCGTGGCCACCGCATTACCGCAAGCAGCGTGGCGAACCGGTGCGCGCCCAACCGTCACGTCGTCGTGTGCCCGTGCACCCGCTGGTCGAGATCGGCCGCGCGCGACGCAAGGAGGATGCGCTGGCGGGGCTGGAACGATGGAAGGTGCGATATCCGGATGTCGTCGCACACCTCGAGCCGGCCGACGTGCTCGTCGATGCCATGCGCGGACGGCACACGACATGGACCCGGGTGCGGGTGAACCTCCGGCACGTACCCGACGCGATCCGGCCGTCGCAGGACGCCCTGGATCCCAACGAGGACATGAGCACGGACTGGCTCGCGGATGTTACGCAGACCCCGCCCGCGCCGCGGAGAAGACACGCGCCAACTCGTAAGGAGTCGTGACCTCGAGCTGGTCGTAGCGGCAGTGCTCCTGGGGCTTGTCGGGGCGCCAGCGCCTGAACACCGTCGCGTGGCGGAACCGATTGCCCTGCAGGTGGTCGTAGGTCACCTCGCATACCCGCTCGATGCGCAGGGGTTCCCACGACAGATCCTTGCCCGCGCTCCAGCGACTCTGCCCGCCGGGCATTCGCGTGCCTGCGGCGCTGACTTCGGCCCATGCGCGCCACGGGTGCTCGCGCAAGGCGTCCTTCCGCAACGGCGCGAGTTCGGTCGCTAGCTGCTGACGCATCGCCATCGTGAACGACGACGTCACGCCCACGTGTTGCAGGACGCCGGCATCGTCGTACAGGCCGAGCAGCAGGGAACCCACATGTGTCTCCGGGCCGGCCTTGTGCCAGCGGAAGCCGGCGACGACGCAATCGGCAGTGCGGACGTGCTTGATCTTGACCATCGTGCGGCGGCCAGGCTCGTAGATCGCATCGGCGTGCTTGGCGACAACGCCATCGAGCCCCGCTCCTTCGAACCGGGCCAGCCAGTCCGCCGCGAGGGCACGGTCGCGTGTCAGTGGCGTGAGGTGCATCGACGGCGTGAAGCCGGGCGCGAGCGCTTCGAGGCGCGCGCGCCGGGCCGCCAGCGGGTGCCTGCGCAGGTCCTCGTGATCGGCGGCGAGCACGTCGAACGCGACGAAGGAAGCCGGCGTTTCGCGCGACAATTTCTCGACGCGCGACGCGGCCGGGTGCAGCCGCATCTGCAGCGCATCGAAGTCGAGGCCACGCGGCGTGGCGATGACCACCTCGCCGTCGACGACCGCCCCGTCAGGCAAGCCCCGGACGAGCGCGTCGTGGACGTCGGGGAAGTAGCGATCGAGCGGCTTCAGGTCCCGGCTCTGGATGTAGACGGAGCCGCCGTCACGAAACGCGATCGCCCGGAAGCCATCCCACTTCGGCTCGTAGCACCAGCCGTCACCGTCGGGCAGGTCTGTCGCGGCCTTGGCCAGCATCGGCTCGACCGGCGGTGTCACGTCACCTCGTGCCATCGCGCGATTGTCGATCGACGCCGCTCAGTGAGGCAACTCAGGGCCGCGCTCGGAGAGCGGGCCCTACCTACCCCTGCTGCCCACTGATCACACGCAGGTAGCGTCGCCAGGGACCGACCTCGTCCGCATACTGCGTCCCGAGCACGCGTGCGATCTGGATCACGTGGTCCAGGTCATGCGCGACCCACGTCGCCAGCAGTTGCGACAGCGTCACAGGGCCGAAGTCGGGATGGCGCCCTCGCCGTTCGAGATCTGCCGGCGTGATCTGCAGGGCCGCGAGATCGCGCAGGTTCTGCGCCCGCAGCGACGCGAAGTCGTCCAGCATGTCGGGCAGCGGGCGCCCGCGCTCGGCAAACTGTGCGAAGCGGTCGTACGGCTCGAATGCCTGCGCCTCGCCGTGTTGCATGATGATCCGGGCGCGCGGCAGCCAGTCGGTGCGCTCGCCGTGAATCAGGTGGCCGAGGACGTCGGGGGGACTCCAGGTCTCGCCGCCCTCGTGCGCGGCGAGCCAGTCGTCCGACAGTGTCCGCAGCAGTGCGTCGAGGGTACGTGGCGTGTTCGCCAGCAGCGTCACCGCCTCGGCGAGAACGAACGGGCGACGAGTCCGGGAAGTGTTGTCTAGCATGTCAGATCCGATTATGCAGGCGCGTACGACGGGCATAGCCACATCTTGCGGCTCGGCGCGTTCTCCGTCGGCCTTCGTTCGTCGGCCATCGGCCATCGCGCTGAACTCGGTCGGAGACGACGCGCTTCGGACCTGATTGCTCTACGCGTCGCGCACGACGAGGGCAGCGAGCGCGTGCGGCGAGCGCGGCCCGAGTTGCGTGGAGAGACGCGTCACGAACGCAGCCCAGTCGTGCGTGGCGGCATCTTCGGCCATCATCCGCTGCGCGCCCGCGGAGCCGCGACGGAACGCGTCGGCCCAGGCCGGCCGGGGCCGGCCGGCGGCATCGAGCGCGAGGACGTCGAACTCGGGACCGTCCTTGTAGAACGCGATCACGCCGGTGCCGCCATGGCCCGGGATGCGTGCCTCGAGCCTCGCGACACGTCCCTTCGGATCGTCCTCGAAGTGCGCCAGCAGTCCCTCGACGAGCGCGTGACCCGAGGCAAAGAAGTCGATGGCCTCGTCCTCGACGGCGTAGTCGCGATCGAACGTGCCGACGAAGGACGATCCGCCGGCAACACCGGGCAGGCTGTCGATGAGCGCCTCGTTGCCGAACTCGATGGCGTAGGCGCGACGGCCGCGGACCTGTTCGACACGAAACCCCAGGCGGGAGGCGGCGTTGACGACCACCTGTTCCATGAGCGCGTCGAGTCCGGCGGGTATCCGCGCGAGAATCGACGGCCCCAGGTCGGCCTGATAGGGGTCGCGGTGCAATTGCTGGTAGGCCGCGTCCTGGATGCGTGACCGCGCGGCCTCGGCGGCCGCGATCAGCTGGTCGATCTGCGCATCGGACAGCGAGGCGTCTGGATCGAGGGCGACCGCGTCGAGCGCATCCTCGACCTGCGCGAGTTGCGGTTCGACACCGGCCATCGGTGCCCGGAACAGGCCGAGCCGTTCGAACAGCCGGACCACGTCGGCGCCGATCCCGGCCGCCGGACGGAAGTAGACGACGTCGACAGGAATGCGGCGTCCGATGCGGTCCAGTCGTCCGATCCGCTGCTCCACGGTCGACGGTGCCCACGGCAGGTCGTAGAGCACGAGTCGCTGGCAGAACTCGAAGTTGCGCCCCTCGCCGCCGGCTTCGGTCGACACCAGCAGGCTCGGCCCATCGTCGGCGCGAAACCGCGCGACTTCGGTGTCGCGCCGGGCCGCCGACAGGTCTTCGTGGAAGACACCACTGGCCAGCTGCGCGCGCGCGCTGAGCGCGTCGCGCAACATCTCCAGCGTCTCGCGATGGGCGACGAACACGAGTGTCTTCTCGTTCGCGCGCCGCCACAGTGGCGCCTGCCTGAGCAGCCACATGAGTCGCGGATCGGTGCGGTCCATCGTGTC includes:
- a CDS encoding DinB family protein; this encodes MLDNTSRTRRPFVLAEAVTLLANTPRTLDALLRTLSDDWLAAHEGGETWSPPDVLGHLIHGERTDWLPRARIIMQHGEAQAFEPYDRFAQFAERGRPLPDMLDDFASLRAQNLRDLAALQITPADLERRGRHPDFGPVTLSQLLATWVAHDLDHVIQIARVLGTQYADEVGPWRRYLRVISGQQG
- a CDS encoding helicase-related protein, with protein sequence MPFWSVGDHLTHRFNADLGTGRVTAIEGRVLVVHFPHGATTLRLAATSDALVPATATEADRAPRRDRSLIERLAAGEIDDTADVLTRLDVLRLLATREAGGLGSFLGGRVRLFPHQLHVAERATARLPVRWLLADEVGLGKTIEAALIMNRLLHTQKIERCLVIVPEALTVQWLGELWRKYHQVFTLLDPPRLADVARDFGAGFNPFDVHRRAVLALETLVSRPELGAQAVSAGIDLLVIDEAQRLRRPPGHPGEPAYRAVAPIAALGRHLLLLSATPLEDDAHGFFRLLQLLRPDEFPEGLDVEARLQSGVPLPPCTSSTRRVDIGGLPPRAPLPVDLPAHEQGAAGMPDDGAPPIDLASHARLAYAQGTRNDALARRRALDRIRRALASGAALRAVLGPDEIALRQQADTMDRTDPRLMWLLRQAPLWRRANEKTLVFVAHRETLEMLRDALSARAQLASGVFHEDLSAARRDTEVARFRADDGPSLLVSTEAGGEGRNFEFCQRLVLYDLPWAPSTVEQRIGRLDRIGRRIPVDVVYFRPAAGIGADVVRLFERLGLFRAPMAGVEPQLAQVEDALDAVALDPDASLSDAQIDQLIAAAEAARSRIQDAAYQQLHRDPYQADLGPSILARIPAGLDALMEQVVVNAASRLGFRVEQVRGRRAYAIEFGNEALIDSLPGVAGGSSFVGTFDRDYAVEDEAIDFFASGHALVEGLLAHFEDDPKGRVARLEARIPGHGGTGVIAFYKDGPEFDVLALDAAGRPRPAWADAFRRGSAGAQRMMAEDAATHDWAAFVTRLSTQLGPRSPHALAALVVRDA
- a CDS encoding ATP-dependent DNA ligase; protein product: MARGDVTPPVEPMLAKAATDLPDGDGWCYEPKWDGFRAIAFRDGGSVYIQSRDLKPLDRYFPDVHDALVRGLPDGAVVDGEVVIATPRGLDFDALQMRLHPAASRVEKLSRETPASFVAFDVLAADHEDLRRHPLAARRARLEALAPGFTPSMHLTPLTRDRALAADWLARFEGAGLDGVVAKHADAIYEPGRRTMVKIKHVRTADCVVAGFRWHKAGPETHVGSLLLGLYDDAGVLQHVGVTSSFTMAMRQQLATELAPLRKDALREHPWRAWAEVSAAGTRMPGGQSRWSAGKDLSWEPLRIERVCEVTYDHLQGNRFRHATVFRRWRPDKPQEHCRYDQLEVTTPYELARVFSAARAGSA
- the ligD gene encoding non-homologous end-joining DNA ligase — translated: MSADSDPVTLRVGDHDVVITHPDKVLFPEARHTKLDVAQYYVAVADGALRATQDRPTVLVRYPDGVGGEFFFQKRAPSSRPPWLDVVTLEFPSGRTAEEVVPREAAALAWMANLGCLELHPHPVRADDLDHPDELRIDLDPVPGVAWSQVRQVAMVVRAALADLGLTGWPKTSGSRGMHVYVRLERRWTFDQVRRAALAFARDVERRAPSLATSKWWKEERHGVFIDYNQNAKDRTVAAAYSVRPTVDARVSAPLDWDEVEACDPADFTLVTMPGRFSGIGDRHAGIDRVPQALDALLELSSRHEHDGLGDAPWPPHYRKQRGEPVRAQPSRRRVPVHPLVEIGRARRKEDALAGLERWKVRYPDVVAHLEPADVLVDAMRGRHTTWTRVRVNLRHVPDAIRPSQDALDPNEDMSTDWLADVTQTPPAPRRRHAPTRKES